Genomic DNA from Spirochaetaceae bacterium:
CCGGCCGGGTCTCTCGGCGCGGTCACCGCCACCGCGGCCGGAGACGGGTACCTGCTGTGGTCGGAGGCGCGCGGATTTCCCCACCTGCGCGGTCTCGGTACACCGCCCGACCGCAGCGCATGGCTGCCGGCCGCCGGCCTGGCCCGGATTGTGCAGCGCCCGGTTACCGGCCGCGACGTGCAGGCGGCGGCCGCCTACACCGGCGGCGTGCTGGTGCTGCTTGCGGATGGCCCGCTCGCCCTCGGCCCGCGGTTCGAGATTGTCCCGGACACGGCGGCGTGGCTTACCTGGCGCGAGGAGCCGCCGGCCACCGGCGCGCCGTGGCGAAACTTGTACCCGCTGCACGACGGGCGGGTGGTACTGGAACCGTGGAGCGGGGACGCGGTGGTCACGTCCGCCTGGCAGGCGGCGCGGCGCGCGGCCGGCCCGCCCGCCCTGTTTGCAGGACCGCGGCAGGGCACCGCACCTCCCGCGGCCCTGCTGGCCGTTGCCCCGGACGGCACCGCCGCCTGGCATGGGGGGGATACGCTGACCATGCGCGGCTACGGCGCCGCCCGGCCCGCGCGCGTACGCCTGCCGCTCGGCACTGTAGCCCCGACGGCCATCGCCGCCGACGGCGGCGGGTTGCTGTGGGTATTCGACCCGCGCGAACGCCGCATACGGGCATTTGCCGCCACCGGCGGCGGCCTGCGCCAGGTCCTGGCGGTCACCCCCATCCTGCCGGCGCAGGAGTTGGGCGGCGTGCAGGCGATTGCGGTCACCGCGGCCGGCCGGTTCCTGATCGGCTCGCAGCGCGCGGTGTGGAACGTGGACCGCCGCGGTGTGCCGCGCTGGGCACTGCGCCTGCTGCAGACGCAACCGCGGCAGCGGCTGCCGCAGGCCTTCAGCCTGGCCGCCGGCGTCGAGCATGGCGCGTTTCTGCTGCTCGACCGCACCACCGGCAGCGTGCACCGGTTCGCCGAGCAGCCGGAGCCGGCCGCCGATCGGTCGCTTGCCTCCGGCTCCAACCCGAAGCCCGGTGCGATGGCAGCCGCCCTCGCCGACAGCGCCACGCACGCCGCCGAGCGTGCCTGGCGGCAGCGCCGCCCGGAGTCGGCCGCGTTGCTGCTCGCCGCAGCCGCCGGCTATCTGAAGCAATGGCACGCGGCCGATCCGCTCGCCGAAGGCGTCGAGCGGCGGTCGGTCACGATCGAGCAACTCGGCGACACCGTGGAGCATGCGCTGTACGGAGCGCCGCCGTTGACCGCTCGCATCGCACCGGGCCGCTTCCACCCCGCGCTCGCCGCCTTCTACGAGACGCATCCTTTCACGCTCACCGTGCGCAACGCCGCACGTGACCGCGAGGCCACGGAGATCGCGCTCGGCATCGCTGGAGTGACATCCGCCATCACCGTCGCCGCTCCCGCCCTGGCCGCAGGCGAACAGGTCGACCTGCCGGTTCAGCTCCACTCCCCACCGGGCGCCGGCGGCACCGCCGTGCCGTATGACACCACGCTGTGGCTGGCCGCCGCGGCGCACGCCGACGCCGCGGCGGTGCTCAGCGCCATCCCGTTCGCGGTGGAGCCGCTGCGCTGCCGGCCGGAGCAGGCGGCAGCCACGCCCGCCGGCCCGGCTCATGCCGCGTTTCTGCGCTGGCACCTGACCGCTGCGGCGACCGCCCCCGCACCGGCGGCGCCGGCCGGCCTGCCCTCCTATCGCCTGGTCGACCGGGTGGCCCGGCTCGCCGACGTGGCGGCCGGGGCGCGCTGCCTGCAGACGGCGGACCACACGCTCGCGGCGCTGTCCGGCAGCGCGACCGACTGGGCCGTGGCGATAGCAGGGATGCTGCAGCAACGCGGCACACCCGCCGCGTTGCTGCTCAGCGAGGCCGCGCCGATCCCGGTGCTGGCATGGTTCGGGCAGCGCGGCGAAGCGGTCGATCCGGCGGCACCGCGCCTTGCGTTGGAATTGCAGCAGGAAATAACGGCGCGCCTGAAGGAGGCGGAGCAAGCAGTGCCGCCGGGCCCGGTCTGGGCGTTGCTGCCGGTCACCGGGGCGGCGTCTGCCGGCGGCGGCGCGGTGGCGTGGAGCGTGCACGGCGGCGAGGCGGCGGCCGCGGCGCTGGCGGCGGGCCGTGCCCACATCCTTACCGTCCGGGGCGGCCCGGACCGCGGGCCGCCCACGTTGGCGGGAACGCCTGCGGTGCAGGCGGTACTGCCGCTCGCGGACGCCGGCGACGAGAACGGCTAGCTTCGCACCGCGGTGCCACCGTGGGCTGCTACCCGCTGGACCCGCGCGCCGCCGGCGAGCGGCAGTTTGAGGTGCAGCGAATCGACGCTGAATCCCACCTTCTCGAACAGCCCGGACACGCCGAGGGCGGCCGCGCCGAGCTGCGCATGCAGCGTCGTCACGCCCTGTTCCTCCGCCCGGTCCGCGAGAGCCTGCAGCAGGCGTGCGGCCAGCCCGAGTCCACGGTAGTAGGGCATTACGGCAAGCTGGACCAAGTCCCATTGGTCAGCGCTGCACGCCCGCGCCCACGCCATGCCGACGACCTCGTCCTGCGGCGCGCACGCCACCACCAGGTGCGATGCGGGCGCGGCGAGCTCACAGCGGCGCTGTTCCAGGTGGCTGCCGAGGTCGCGCGCCGGGACCTGGCGCAACTCCATCAGCGCCTCGACATCCACCAGGTGCGCGCCGTCGAGATGGGTCGCCTGCGCGGGGACTACCACGAAGTCGGATACCGTCAGGTCGTCGGTCTCCTCCGGTTCCGGCCCCAGCCGCTCCAGGCCGGCGGCCTCCCGTTCCTGGTTGTACCAGTCCAGCACCACGCGCCGCATCTCCTTTTCCTTGAACCGGTACCAGCGTCGCTCCAGGTCGCGGCTCTGCTTGAGCACGTTCTTGAAGCTGCGGAACACCCCCCTGCCGGTGGACAGCGCGGAGCGGAGTTGCCGGCGCACGTGGGGATTGGAAACCGATGCCACGAACCGTTCCATGAGGTAGAAGCCATCGACCGGTTTCCACGCCGGCAGCGGCACGAACTCGGACGGGTCGT
This window encodes:
- a CDS encoding GNAT family N-acetyltransferase — translated: MEFELSPEVFDQVIFAMEDQGSNAYIHRRDGTLVPQPPDDPSEFVPLPAWKPVDGFYLMERFVASVSNPHVRRQLRSALSTGRGVFRSFKNVLKQSRDLERRWYRFKEKEMRRVVLDWYNQEREAAGLERLGPEPEETDDLTVSDFVVVPAQATHLDGAHLVDVEALMELRQVPARDLGSHLEQRRCELAAPASHLVVACAPQDEVVGMAWARACSADQWDLVQLAVMPYYRGLGLAARLLQALADRAEEQGVTTLHAQLGAAALGVSGLFEKVGFSVDSLHLKLPLAGGARVQRVAAHGGTAVRS